One segment of Bacillus alkalisoli DNA contains the following:
- a CDS encoding sugar ABC transporter substrate-binding protein yields the protein MKKFLAIMMIAVLTLGVLAACGPQRDTANNNNTPGGGDDDTDVTEGVEKPASLSIWVNDAEAQKEGLDKIFAAYTEETGIEVKVTPISMLEQTDALALDGPAGTGPDIFFQPHDRIGDIVIRGLADPIDLGSDVSLYSETAINAVTYDGEVYGVPQVVETYGLFYNKDLVSEEEVSTMEGLLKVAADQTDMNADKYGFLMEATNFYFVYPFFAGFGGYVFNNDGSGFDASDVGLANGGAVEGGNLIQSWFQDGYIPREINGDIMNGFFQDGNVAAVITGPWNIPAYRDALGDKLGTAILPKLDNGDVPSSFVGVKTWMLSSYSKNPEWATDLMKFMTNFENSMTYYEYAGEMPANQKALEDEKISGDAIIGAFAEQIQYGQPMPNIPQMSQVWEPMGNALQFIAGGDDVEEVLGEAVEDIEERIQASGAN from the coding sequence ATGAAAAAGTTCCTAGCAATTATGATGATTGCCGTTTTAACACTTGGTGTTCTTGCTGCTTGTGGTCCACAACGTGATACTGCAAACAACAATAACACTCCTGGTGGCGGCGACGACGACACAGATGTAACTGAAGGTGTAGAAAAACCAGCTAGTTTATCCATTTGGGTAAATGATGCTGAAGCACAAAAAGAAGGATTAGACAAAATCTTTGCTGCTTATACTGAAGAAACTGGAATTGAAGTGAAAGTAACTCCAATTTCAATGTTAGAGCAAACAGATGCATTAGCATTAGACGGTCCAGCTGGTACTGGTCCAGATATTTTCTTCCAACCACATGACCGTATCGGTGATATCGTTATTCGTGGATTAGCAGATCCTATCGATTTAGGTTCTGACGTATCTCTTTACAGCGAAACTGCTATTAACGCAGTAACGTATGATGGAGAAGTATACGGTGTACCACAAGTAGTGGAAACTTATGGTTTATTCTATAACAAAGACTTAGTATCTGAAGAAGAAGTATCTACTATGGAAGGTTTACTAAAAGTAGCTGCAGATCAAACAGATATGAACGCTGACAAATACGGATTCTTAATGGAAGCAACAAACTTCTATTTCGTATATCCTTTCTTCGCTGGATTTGGCGGATATGTATTCAATAACGATGGTTCTGGTTTCGACGCTTCTGACGTTGGTTTAGCAAACGGCGGTGCTGTTGAAGGTGGTAATTTAATTCAATCTTGGTTCCAAGATGGTTACATTCCACGTGAAATTAACGGTGACATCATGAACGGATTCTTCCAAGACGGAAACGTTGCTGCAGTAATCACTGGTCCTTGGAATATTCCAGCATACCGTGATGCTTTAGGTGACAAATTAGGAACTGCTATTTTACCTAAGTTAGACAACGGTGACGTTCCTTCATCATTCGTTGGAGTTAAAACTTGGATGTTAAGTTCTTACTCTAAAAATCCTGAGTGGGCTACAGACTTAATGAAGTTCATGACTAACTTCGAAAACTCAATGACTTACTACGAGTACGCAGGTGAAATGCCAGCTAACCAAAAAGCATTAGAAGATGAGAAAATCTCTGGAGATGCTATCATTGGTGCTTTCGCTGAGCAAATTCAATACGGCCAACCAATGCCTAACATTCCTCAAATGTCCCAAGTTTGGGAGCCAATGGGTAATGCACTTCAATTTATCGCTGGTGGCGATGATGTAGAAGAAGTATTAGGTGAAGCTGTTGAAGATATCGAAGAGCGTATTCAAGCTAGCGGTGCTAACTAA
- a CDS encoding alpha-glycosidase codes for MLKEAIYHRPKNNYAYAYDEKTLHIRIRTKKNDVDTVTLIHGDPYIWEDGKWIYDEKEMVKTGSDTLFDYWFADVAPTYKRLRYGFNLTSKDEQSTLTERGFYEETPQDCGYYFCFPFLNKADVFHAPEWVKDTVWYQIFPERFANGNSAIDPEGTLPWGSVAPTPTNFFGGDFEGVIEYIDHLVDLGVSGIYFTPIFKAHSNHKYDTIDYMEIDPQFGDKETFKRLVEVCHENGIKVMLDAVFNHSGYYFPQFQDVLKNGEKSKYKDWFHLWEFPVVTEPKPNFDAFAFVGSMPKLNTENKEVKDYLLEVGRYWVREFNIDGWRLDVANEVDHQFWREFRQAVSEVKEDVYILGEIWHDSMPWLQGDQFDAVMNYPFTNATLDYIAKGVTKAEDFVNSITNVLHSYPNNVNEVAFNLLGSHDTPRILTICEDDKNKLKLLFLFQLSFIGTPCIYYGDEFSMTGDQDPGCRKCMVWDEKDQDKDMFAFVKKLIHLRKTYKAFGNHGEIRFVEGNNETNHVIYEKISEHEKITFLINNSEKELTISLPESYKGKVIHDLWEQKEMALEATKLQATIPPYGFHILKVK; via the coding sequence ATGTTAAAAGAAGCAATTTACCATCGGCCGAAAAATAATTATGCTTATGCATATGATGAAAAAACTTTACACATTCGTATTCGAACGAAGAAAAATGATGTTGATACAGTGACTCTTATTCATGGCGATCCTTATATTTGGGAAGATGGCAAATGGATATACGACGAAAAAGAAATGGTGAAAACAGGGTCTGATACATTATTTGATTACTGGTTTGCTGATGTAGCTCCAACATACAAAAGATTGCGCTACGGCTTTAACCTTACATCAAAAGATGAGCAATCAACATTAACTGAGCGTGGTTTTTATGAAGAAACTCCACAAGACTGTGGATACTATTTTTGTTTTCCATTCTTAAATAAAGCAGATGTATTTCATGCACCAGAATGGGTGAAAGATACTGTTTGGTATCAGATTTTTCCAGAGAGATTTGCTAATGGTAATTCAGCAATAGATCCTGAAGGAACATTACCATGGGGAAGTGTAGCGCCGACACCAACTAACTTTTTCGGTGGGGATTTCGAAGGAGTTATCGAATATATAGACCACTTAGTAGATTTAGGAGTATCAGGTATTTACTTCACTCCTATTTTTAAAGCACATTCAAACCATAAGTACGACACAATCGATTATATGGAAATTGATCCACAGTTCGGTGACAAGGAAACATTCAAACGATTAGTGGAAGTTTGCCATGAAAACGGGATTAAAGTAATGCTTGATGCTGTTTTTAACCATAGCGGTTATTACTTCCCACAATTTCAAGATGTTTTGAAGAATGGGGAAAAGTCCAAGTATAAAGACTGGTTCCACCTTTGGGAATTCCCTGTTGTAACAGAGCCAAAGCCAAACTTTGATGCGTTTGCCTTTGTTGGAAGCATGCCAAAATTAAATACGGAAAATAAAGAAGTAAAAGATTATTTATTAGAAGTTGGCCGCTACTGGGTTCGTGAATTTAATATTGATGGTTGGAGATTAGATGTGGCAAACGAAGTTGATCATCAATTTTGGCGAGAATTTAGACAAGCTGTTTCTGAAGTGAAAGAAGACGTATATATTTTAGGTGAAATCTGGCACGACTCTATGCCTTGGTTACAAGGTGATCAGTTTGATGCTGTAATGAACTATCCGTTTACGAACGCTACGTTAGATTATATTGCAAAAGGTGTAACAAAAGCTGAAGACTTTGTAAACTCCATCACGAATGTTCTTCATTCTTATCCTAACAATGTGAATGAAGTTGCCTTTAACTTACTTGGAAGTCACGATACTCCAAGAATACTTACTATTTGTGAAGATGATAAGAATAAGTTAAAGTTGCTATTCTTATTCCAATTATCTTTTATTGGTACCCCTTGTATTTATTACGGAGACGAATTTAGCATGACTGGTGATCAAGACCCCGGTTGTCGCAAATGTATGGTTTGGGACGAAAAAGATCAAGACAAAGATATGTTTGCTTTTGTGAAAAAATTAATTCACTTACGTAAAACTTACAAAGCATTTGGCAATCACGGTGAAATTAGATTCGTCGAAGGTAACAATGAAACAAATCATGTTATATATGAAAAAATTTCAGAACATGAAAAGATTACTTTCCTTATTAACAATAGTGAGAAAGAATTAACAATTTCGCTACCTGAAAGCTACAAAGGAAAAGTCATACACGACCTATGGGAACAAAAAGAAATGGCGTTAGAAGCAACAAAACTACAAGCCACTATTCCTCCATATGGATTCCATATCCTAAAGGTGAAATAG
- a CDS encoding helix-turn-helix transcriptional regulator, with translation MTMIALNIPPFPVFIKGGEFTFSKGEKHFKRTYSVFDMLYVKKGTLFMQENDVKFDIREGEYLILLPNREHVGYENCIENTTFIWLHFMILHDEYVVVPNKNIDWSFVYERESTFTEPAVYRFHIPQHGIINRRELMEQMIENIIDIGSGQVHAPDEALKQQILFADFFVGLQKEAFSIPSATEQVCEQAMKYIQENYQQPVKMKDISASLLFHPDYITRCMHKTIGLTPNQYLTHIRFTHAKQLLVDTNEKIASIAKQVGIEDVTYFSKVFKKQEGITPMEYRRIVHRK, from the coding sequence ATGACAATGATAGCGCTTAACATCCCACCGTTTCCTGTTTTTATTAAAGGTGGAGAATTTACCTTTTCAAAAGGGGAGAAACACTTTAAGAGGACGTATTCCGTGTTTGATATGTTATATGTGAAAAAAGGGACTTTATTTATGCAGGAAAATGATGTGAAGTTTGATATTAGAGAAGGGGAGTATTTAATTCTTTTACCAAATAGGGAGCATGTTGGTTATGAGAATTGTATAGAAAATACAACGTTTATTTGGTTACACTTTATGATCTTACATGATGAGTATGTAGTGGTACCTAATAAAAACATCGATTGGTCATTTGTTTATGAAAGAGAATCAACATTTACAGAACCAGCAGTTTACCGATTTCACATTCCACAACACGGTATCATTAATAGAAGAGAGTTGATGGAGCAAATGATTGAAAATATTATTGATATAGGCAGTGGACAAGTGCATGCTCCAGATGAGGCGTTAAAACAACAAATACTATTTGCTGATTTTTTTGTAGGATTACAAAAAGAAGCTTTCTCTATTCCGAGTGCAACGGAACAAGTTTGTGAACAAGCTATGAAATACATACAAGAAAACTATCAACAACCGGTGAAAATGAAAGATATTAGTGCATCATTGCTTTTTCATCCAGATTACATTACTAGGTGTATGCACAAAACAATTGGATTAACGCCTAATCAATACTTAACACATATTCGTTTCACACATGCAAAACAACTATTAGTTGATACAAATGAAAAGATTGCCTCGATAGCCAAACAAGTAGGAATAGAAGATGTTACGTACTTTTCGAAGGTGTTTAAAAAACAAGAAGGAATCACTCCAATGGAATACAGAAGAATCGTACATCGAAAATGA
- a CDS encoding MATE family efflux transporter translates to MQNKNAKKLTLFALTWPIFIEVFLHMLMGNADTLMLSQYSDDSVAAVGVANQILYMLIVMFGFVATGTAILVAQYIGANDRRSASEITVVSLGANLVFSIAISFIIFFTSSKLLLMMNLPPELLSEADFYLKLVGAFSFIQAIIMTMGATIRSYGFTRDAMYVTIGMNVLNVIGNYLFIFGPFGIPVLGVDGVAISTVVSRALGLIAITFLLFRRIEEPLPFTKIFTFPSSHIKNLLKIGIPSAGEHLSYNTSQIVITFFIIAMGTQALTTKVYAQNIMMFILLFGIAIGQGSQILIGQQIGAGKIEEAYKRCLKSLKFAIIISFVTAIVATIFSDQLLSIFTDNEEIIALGGTLILLTIILEPGRSFNLVVISALRAAGDVKFPVYMGILSMWGVAVTVSYILGVHFGLGLVGVWIALILDEWLRGIIMLFRWKSRVWVNKSFVQNEAKQAS, encoded by the coding sequence ATGCAAAACAAAAATGCAAAAAAATTAACACTATTCGCCTTAACTTGGCCAATTTTTATAGAAGTATTTCTCCATATGCTAATGGGAAACGCAGATACATTAATGTTAAGTCAATACTCAGATGATTCTGTTGCTGCTGTTGGGGTGGCTAATCAAATTTTATATATGTTAATAGTAATGTTCGGCTTCGTTGCCACTGGAACAGCAATACTCGTTGCACAATATATAGGTGCAAACGACCGGCGTTCTGCTTCAGAAATTACAGTTGTAAGTCTAGGAGCAAATTTAGTTTTCAGTATCGCAATTAGTTTCATCATTTTCTTCACAAGTTCGAAGTTGTTACTGATGATGAATTTGCCTCCTGAACTTCTTTCAGAAGCTGACTTTTACTTAAAACTAGTAGGTGCATTTTCATTTATTCAAGCGATCATTATGACGATGGGAGCAACGATTCGCAGTTACGGTTTTACTCGTGATGCCATGTACGTCACGATTGGAATGAACGTTTTAAATGTAATCGGAAACTACTTGTTTATTTTCGGACCGTTTGGAATACCTGTATTAGGTGTCGACGGAGTTGCCATCTCAACGGTTGTTTCTAGAGCATTAGGTTTAATTGCAATCACTTTCTTATTATTTAGACGAATTGAAGAGCCGCTACCATTTACAAAAATATTTACATTCCCTTCTAGTCATATCAAGAATTTGTTAAAGATTGGAATTCCTTCAGCTGGTGAGCATTTATCGTATAACACGTCACAGATTGTTATAACGTTCTTCATTATCGCAATGGGAACACAAGCATTAACGACAAAAGTTTATGCACAAAATATTATGATGTTCATTTTACTTTTTGGTATCGCGATTGGCCAAGGTAGTCAAATTTTAATTGGCCAACAAATTGGAGCAGGTAAAATTGAAGAAGCTTACAAACGATGCTTAAAAAGCTTAAAGTTCGCCATTATTATTAGTTTCGTTACAGCTATTGTAGCAACTATCTTCTCTGATCAGTTATTATCTATTTTTACTGACAATGAAGAAATCATTGCGCTCGGTGGCACATTAATCTTGTTAACTATTATTTTAGAACCAGGACGTTCTTTTAACTTGGTTGTAATAAGCGCATTACGTGCAGCAGGTGATGTAAAGTTCCCAGTGTATATGGGGATTTTATCGATGTGGGGTGTAGCTGTAACTGTTTCATACATTCTTGGAGTTCATTTTGGATTAGGATTAGTAGGTGTTTGGATTGCACTCATACTTGATGAGTGGCTACGTGGAATTATTATGTTATTCCGCTGGAAGTCTAGAGTTTGGGTTAACAAATCTTTCGTTCAAAACGAAGCGAAGCAAGCTTCTTAA
- a CDS encoding carotenoid biosynthesis protein yields MLQNWDKYIFRFFIIWYVCGVILLTFDLLPPWLEWANVVFLMTAGILGFIFFIKNYKYIGLLFSLFVFFFSIIAEHIGVKYGFLFGNYYYNADFGPQLFGVPITIGFAWVMVIATSLVIATRIVKTKSVWLISLIGSFAAVVMDLIIDPVSYVAKSYWIWVDNGFYYNIPTFNFVSWYGLSFFFFMLFLLFAKGHSPTDLYWEKNMFTLYGLMILMFIIIAISAKLWLAVVVTTIPATILLILAYARRSLQHDTR; encoded by the coding sequence TTGTTACAAAACTGGGATAAGTATATATTTCGTTTTTTTATCATTTGGTATGTTTGTGGTGTCATTTTATTGACCTTTGACTTACTTCCACCATGGCTGGAATGGGCAAATGTTGTTTTTTTAATGACAGCTGGAATTCTCGGATTCATTTTCTTTATAAAAAACTATAAATATATTGGACTACTCTTCTCTCTTTTTGTATTCTTTTTTTCTATCATTGCAGAACATATAGGTGTTAAATACGGCTTTTTATTCGGTAACTATTATTATAATGCTGATTTTGGACCACAGCTATTTGGAGTTCCAATAACAATAGGCTTCGCATGGGTGATGGTGATCGCGACTTCACTCGTTATTGCCACAAGAATCGTTAAAACTAAGTCCGTTTGGCTAATCTCTTTAATTGGTTCGTTTGCAGCTGTAGTAATGGACTTAATTATAGATCCAGTTTCCTATGTCGCAAAGTCTTACTGGATATGGGTTGACAATGGGTTTTACTATAATATTCCTACCTTTAATTTTGTTAGTTGGTATGGCTTATCGTTTTTCTTTTTCATGCTTTTTCTGCTTTTTGCAAAAGGGCATTCTCCAACTGATTTGTATTGGGAGAAAAACATGTTTACGTTATATGGACTCATGATTTTAATGTTTATTATTATTGCAATAAGTGCCAAGCTATGGCTAGCTGTTGTTGTTACTACCATTCCTGCTACGATTTTACTAATACTCGCTTATGCAAGAAGGAGTTTACAGCATGATACCCGCTAA
- a CDS encoding lysophospholipid acyltransferase family protein, translating into MIPAKKSKMFEMIFYPFNRRLLSLHFRGIYVKKTYKEMLLEPPVIFICNHSTWWDGLVIYHLNKRFANHDSYAMMQESGMKEHPFFRKIGGFSINRSNPKDIILSLKYARNLLKSGKSIWIFPQGDEKHLEIRPLQFQAGTMHIVKEIPTTPIIPVAIYYTFGHVRKPEIYINIGEPLLYEQLDGKNPNAKTTNLELLFTKLLDELKRDVMNETHELYESIL; encoded by the coding sequence ATGATACCCGCTAAAAAAAGCAAAATGTTTGAGATGATTTTTTATCCATTTAATAGAAGATTGCTATCACTGCATTTTCGTGGAATTTATGTAAAAAAAACTTATAAGGAGATGTTACTTGAGCCCCCTGTCATTTTTATCTGTAATCACAGTACATGGTGGGACGGTTTGGTTATCTATCACCTAAACAAAAGATTTGCTAATCACGATAGTTATGCGATGATGCAGGAAAGCGGTATGAAAGAACATCCATTTTTCCGAAAAATCGGAGGCTTCTCCATCAACCGATCAAATCCGAAAGATATAATTTTATCATTAAAATATGCAAGAAATTTATTAAAGAGCGGTAAGAGCATTTGGATTTTTCCACAAGGCGATGAAAAGCATTTAGAAATTAGACCATTACAATTTCAGGCCGGAACAATGCACATAGTAAAGGAAATTCCGACTACACCAATTATTCCGGTCGCAATCTATTACACTTTTGGACATGTCAGGAAACCAGAAATATATATTAATATTGGCGAACCCCTATTGTACGAACAATTAGACGGAAAAAATCCTAATGCAAAGACAACAAATTTAGAGCTGCTTTTTACAAAATTATTAGACGAATTAAAACGTGACGTCATGAACGAAACGCATGAACTTTATGAATCTATTCTTTAA
- a CDS encoding glycosyltransferase, translated as MLLDSIVYIILSFLVFSLCFTIVNNFFLAKPNKLLKTDQNKPLISILIPMRNEERNVTNLIHYIKKLSYENYEVFLLDDRSTDNTRSLAIKAIDDDERFHLLDGVPLQEGWVGKVHACHQLSKQAKGKYLLFIDADVRLHPSSIEMTLPYFHSNNVKLVTGFPRFPVTSFLSKLLVPMQHFVVWTHLPAFIANLTIQPKATAAHGAFMMFEANGYTEIGGHSSVKNSLVEDVHIARKVKESGYFVKLINNTSFITCYMYDTNKEVWEGFLKNIYTGIGRSKIMVFFLSVYYTFVYILPFPIAIFNEGWLYTVPILFIFLQKAFIDWQTLQKKWLFILMPFSAIAFILIMHASMWRSILKQDYMWKGRAYK; from the coding sequence GTGTTGCTTGATTCTATCGTATATATCATCTTAAGTTTTCTCGTTTTTTCCCTTTGTTTCACCATTGTAAATAACTTTTTTCTTGCAAAACCTAATAAACTTCTAAAAACAGATCAAAATAAACCGTTAATATCCATATTAATTCCGATGAGAAACGAAGAAAGAAATGTCACGAATCTTATTCATTATATAAAAAAACTTTCCTATGAAAATTATGAGGTGTTCTTACTCGATGATCGTTCGACTGACAATACAAGATCACTCGCTATAAAAGCAATTGACGACGACGAGCGCTTTCATCTACTTGATGGTGTACCTTTACAAGAAGGTTGGGTTGGCAAAGTCCATGCATGTCACCAACTTAGTAAACAAGCAAAAGGTAAGTATTTATTATTTATTGATGCAGATGTTCGTTTACATCCTTCTTCGATAGAGATGACACTACCATATTTCCATAGCAATAATGTTAAACTAGTAACTGGATTTCCACGTTTCCCTGTTACTAGTTTTCTAAGTAAACTACTTGTACCAATGCAACATTTTGTCGTATGGACACATTTACCAGCTTTTATTGCAAATTTAACAATTCAACCAAAAGCAACCGCTGCCCATGGTGCATTTATGATGTTTGAAGCTAATGGTTACACCGAAATTGGTGGACATAGCTCTGTAAAAAATTCACTTGTTGAAGATGTTCATATTGCAAGAAAAGTAAAAGAAAGTGGCTATTTTGTGAAATTAATAAACAATACATCTTTCATAACTTGTTATATGTATGATACAAATAAAGAAGTATGGGAAGGCTTCCTAAAAAATATTTATACCGGAATAGGACGTTCGAAAATAATGGTATTCTTTCTTTCTGTTTATTACACCTTTGTCTATATCCTTCCGTTTCCTATAGCCATATTTAATGAAGGCTGGTTATACACAGTACCTATATTATTCATTTTTTTACAAAAAGCTTTTATCGACTGGCAAACTCTTCAAAAAAAATGGCTTTTTATTCTGATGCCTTTTAGCGCAATAGCTTTCATACTAATTATGCATGCTTCTATGTGGAGAAGCATCTTAAAACAAGACTACATGTGGAAAGGACGTGCCTATAAATGA
- a CDS encoding phytoene desaturase family protein: MNKVVIIGAGLGGLSAAISLATKGFHVTVIEKNSHAGGKLMSVKLGDYAFDFGPNTITMPEIFQEVVQLAGQNPNDYFTFQKLEPHTRNISHKGEIFDLSSNRDLMMEQLEKMDAKGAVNYDLFLKDIAGLYELGRTYFFRKTFTSKKDFFSPKLGLAFLKVKPFQTMDSFFKQYFSNPFILQVLNRYATYIGSSPYITPATFSLIAYLELAQGVYYTRGGNVKIAQGFYEVAKKLGVNFHFNEKATKVHVRNKRAVSVETDGGNVLEADEIVMNADLLHAYPELVQEVDRPNFTNKQAESYEPSISAFVMLAGTKSRNDSLLHHTVYFSSDYEREFNELFRKKEFPTEPTVYISNSSVTDKSQSLVGDNLFILANAPATKIGELRDDKMYEQYKNKIYSILDEKGLHLSNQVVKEKVIGPHDIQTTFGAYRGALYGIASNKKMDAFFRPSNKSKDIENIYFAGGSTNPGGGSPMVTLSGLNVANLIAANYVRK, translated from the coding sequence ATGAACAAAGTTGTCATTATCGGAGCAGGTTTAGGTGGTCTTTCTGCAGCTATCTCCCTTGCCACAAAGGGGTTTCATGTAACGGTTATAGAAAAAAATAGTCATGCTGGCGGAAAATTGATGTCTGTCAAACTCGGAGATTATGCGTTTGATTTTGGACCGAACACGATCACAATGCCCGAAATCTTTCAAGAAGTCGTGCAACTAGCAGGACAAAATCCCAATGATTACTTTACATTTCAGAAATTAGAGCCACACACACGAAACATTTCTCATAAGGGCGAGATTTTTGATTTATCAAGTAATCGTGACTTAATGATGGAACAGTTAGAAAAGATGGACGCAAAAGGTGCAGTCAATTATGACCTTTTCTTAAAAGATATTGCAGGTTTATATGAGTTAGGAAGAACTTATTTTTTCCGTAAAACGTTTACTTCAAAAAAGGACTTCTTCTCGCCAAAATTAGGCTTAGCATTTTTAAAAGTAAAGCCTTTTCAAACGATGGATTCTTTTTTCAAGCAATACTTTTCAAACCCTTTTATCCTACAAGTCTTAAATAGATATGCTACATATATTGGATCTTCTCCATATATTACTCCAGCCACGTTTAGCTTGATTGCCTATTTAGAATTGGCGCAAGGAGTTTATTATACTCGTGGAGGAAATGTAAAGATAGCTCAAGGTTTTTATGAAGTGGCTAAAAAGCTTGGTGTGAACTTTCATTTTAATGAAAAAGCGACAAAGGTTCATGTTCGTAACAAAAGGGCTGTGAGCGTAGAGACGGACGGCGGAAATGTATTGGAAGCAGATGAAATTGTCATGAACGCAGATTTACTTCATGCTTACCCTGAGCTGGTGCAAGAAGTAGACAGACCCAATTTTACAAACAAGCAAGCAGAAAGCTATGAACCTTCCATTTCTGCCTTTGTTATGTTAGCTGGTACAAAATCGAGAAACGATAGCTTGTTACATCACACTGTCTATTTTTCGTCTGATTACGAAAGAGAATTTAATGAGTTATTCCGTAAAAAAGAGTTTCCAACGGAGCCAACCGTCTATATTAGTAATTCTTCTGTAACAGACAAAAGCCAAAGCTTGGTTGGAGATAATTTATTTATTTTAGCAAATGCCCCAGCTACAAAAATTGGTGAACTTCGAGACGATAAGATGTATGAACAATATAAAAATAAAATATATTCCATTCTAGATGAAAAAGGTCTACACCTATCAAACCAAGTGGTAAAAGAAAAAGTAATTGGCCCACATGATATCCAAACCACTTTCGGCGCTTATCGCGGTGCCCTTTATGGCATTGCATCAAACAAAAAAATGGATGCTTTCTTCCGGCCATCTAACAAATCAAAAGATATCGAAAACATATACTTTGCCGGTGGAAGCACCAATCCAGGAGGTGGCTCACCCATGGTCACGCTTTCAGGCCTAAACGTAGCCAACCTAATAGCTGCAAATTATGTAAGAAAATAG
- a CDS encoding phytoene/squalene synthase family protein, whose product MMSLAKAYQHCELIIKEHSLTFYSAFMLLPKEKKNAVWAVYAFCRRVDDIVDEGVNPKEDLMNFKEQFDLFLTGFLPSNDPMWLALQDVFDKYEMDEQAFWDMIKGQEMDLYKKMYYSEEEVLFYSYHVASTVGLMLLPILAPENRDKLREGAIALGKAMQITNILRDIGEDLERERIYIPIDLLRSVGYSEELLKHRIVNASFIQAWEALAQIAESYYEQSLETLDLYPLHSRTSVKGAAYLYRAILPSIRKKGYTVFHTKHYVTSEEKQQIISQM is encoded by the coding sequence ATGATGAGTTTAGCAAAAGCGTATCAGCATTGTGAATTAATCATTAAAGAACATTCGTTAACTTTTTACAGTGCCTTTATGCTATTACCGAAAGAAAAGAAAAATGCCGTTTGGGCTGTGTATGCATTTTGTAGAAGAGTAGACGACATAGTAGATGAAGGAGTAAACCCGAAAGAAGATTTAATGAATTTTAAAGAACAGTTTGACTTGTTTTTAACAGGTTTTCTACCTTCAAACGATCCAATGTGGTTAGCGTTACAGGATGTTTTCGATAAATACGAAATGGATGAACAGGCATTTTGGGATATGATCAAAGGGCAAGAAATGGATTTATATAAAAAAATGTATTACTCGGAAGAAGAAGTGCTTTTCTATTCTTATCATGTCGCAAGCACTGTTGGATTAATGTTACTTCCGATACTTGCTCCTGAAAATAGGGATAAATTACGTGAAGGGGCAATTGCTCTTGGAAAAGCAATGCAAATTACGAACATTTTACGTGATATTGGTGAGGATTTAGAAAGGGAAAGAATCTATATTCCTATTGACCTATTGCGTTCCGTTGGGTATTCGGAGGAACTGCTAAAGCATAGAATAGTAAATGCGAGTTTTATTCAAGCTTGGGAAGCGTTGGCGCAGATTGCGGAGAGCTATTACGAGCAATCGTTAGAAACACTTGATTTATACCCATTACATTCACGTACGTCAGTAAAAGGTGCCGCTTATTTATATCGAGCAATATTACCTTCAATTCGTAAGAAAGGGTACACAGTTTTTCATACGAAACACTATGTTACTAGTGAAGAAAAGCAACAAATTATCTCACAAATGTAA